The Candidatus Acididesulfobacter guangdongensis region ACAGCAATTTAATAAGGCAGTCTTTAGAAGATATATTAGACGAAAAAGACAATATAACTTTAGTTGCCGATATTGAAAAGTCTCCGTCAAATGCACTTAATTTTGTTTTTATCAAAGGAGATATAACAGAAGGCAAAAATATCGAAAAAGCTAAAATAGATAAAGCTAAACTCTGTATAATTTCTGACGACGACGATTCCAAGACTTTAATATCCGCAATAACGGTAAGAACAAAATATAAAGACATTTATATTATTGCTCTCGTCGTTAAGAAAGAAACGGCGAAAGCCCTGAAAGAAATAGGGGTTAACGAGGTATTTGCAACAGGTTCTTTTTCAAGCAGATTGCTTGTTAAATCCGTAAAAATAAGGGGAGCGTCAAATTTTTTCAGCCAGCTGATGAACGAAGATTTTGAAGAAGGTCTAATCGAAAAAAATATTCCATCCGGCATAATCGGCAAGTCGTTTCATGATGCGCTGCTTTTTGTAAAAGAAACGACGGACGAACTTTTCGTAGGAGTTAAAAGAGACGGTAAAATGATAGTAAATCCGGACGGGAAAACTTTTATTCTTGATAAAAACGATAAGATGCTTCTTATAGGAAAAAAATAGCCGGCGGCAATTATTGATGCGCAGCCATGATTTTATACTTTTTTTTTAGGTACTGAAATGCTAATATAAATAACATAAAAACTTCATGACTTTATGACAAGGGACGGTATAGGTATGAGATTTAAATTAATTTCGACAATCTTTTTAATATTATTTATATTAATCCTGAATTTTTTTTATTTAAGTTTAAATATCAGCAATTCTTTTGCTTCAGCCGCCGATTATAAAATCTCTGCCGTCCCAAACGCCTCGACGTATTCTAATCTTCCGGTTCGTTCAAGTATCCGTATTCTTCCGCATGCAAAAAGTAAAAAAGGATATGTGAAAATTTTTAAAGGCGTTAGCAGTCCTATGGCAATAGCCGTCGGCGGAAACGGTGATATTTTTATTGCAGGCGATAAAGGCAGAGGCGAAATAGCCGAATTTGATCCCGAAGGAAACAGGATAAAAACCTTCCGCAGAGGAATTTATAAACCATGGGATATTGCAATAGATAAAGCCGGAAATATTTTGATAGCAAACGACGGAATTTATAAAAACAAAAATGGGATAAAATCAAAAGGCTTTATTACCGAACTGAATCCTTTCGGAAAAATTATCTTTAAAACATCCGCCGGCGTTAATTATCCGTATGCCGTCGCAATAAGCAAAAACGGTAAAATTGCGGTTGCAAATTACGGGAACGGTTTTGACGGGTACATAAGCATTTATTCCGGCAAAGGAAGACTGCTGCATAAATTCGGGCATGGAATACAGAATCCTTACTCCATTGTTTTTTCAAAATCCGGTTTAATCTACGCTGCTAACTTTAACGAAGGCAGCATAGTATGTCTGTCGTCTTCAGGTAAAGTCCTGTGGTCTGCGCAGAAAAAAGTAAGCTATCCGTATGCTATCGCTTTAGGAGTTAAGGGCAATTTGTGGATATTAAACGACGGAAACGGCGGCAGTCTTTCCAAATATTCGCCCGAAGGGAAACTGCTTAAGCATATTAACGGTCCTGTCAGCTATCCGTACGGAGAAGCTATTGACGAAAAAGGGAATATTTTTATCGCAAATTTTAACAGCAACAGCGTTTCTGAATTTTCTTCTCGTGGTAAATTTTTAGGGTATGCCTCAAAAATAAACAGACCGATAGGCATAATTATAGGTAAAAAAGGCAATATATGGGCAGCGGACGGAAACGGCAATCTGACCAAAATTGAAAACGTAGCTGCAGGCGGAGAATATTTTCAATTCGATAAAAAAGGATTCCCGTATGGCAGATAAAAAGAGAAAGGGTGCTACAGGCATCCTGAGAAGACCGCTGCTTAATATTAAGAGATACATGATAAAGTTTCAGGACAACAGGTTCATGTATTTTTCCCGCTGGCTTTTTTTCGGACTGATGATCGGTATTGTTGCCGGCGTCGGAGCAATTATTTTCAACGCTCTCATAAGATTGTTCAGATTTATATTTCAAAATACTCTCGAGGGATATTACTCTCCCCGTCCGGAGTTAATGGGGCATACTGGAGCGCCACCCCATGTTGTTCTGGTTCACTGGCTGTTTCTGATAATTCCTGCGGTAGGCGGGCTTTTTTCAGGTCTTTTAGTTTATACTTTTGCTCCTGAAGCCGAGGGTCACGGCACAGACGCCGCTATTGACGCGTTTCATAATAAAGAAGGCTTTATAAGAGGCAGGGTGCCTATAATTAAAACCTTAGCTTCGTCAATCACCTTAGGTTCCGGAGGTTCTGGAGGCAGAGAAGGACCGGTAGCGCAGATAGGCGCCGGATTTGGTTCTGTCCTTGCAACATTTCTGGGTCTTCCTGTTCCTGAAAGAAGAAAAATGCTTGTTGCCGGCATAGGAGCGGGCATAGGAGCAATCTTTAAATCTCCGCTTGCAGGAGCTATGTTCGGCGTCGAAGTTCTGTATTCCGACATGGACTTTGAAAGCGGCTCGCTTATGCTTGCTATAGTTTCTTCAATAATTGCCTACTCTATTTATGCGTACTTTTATGCTGGTTTTAAACCGATTGTACTTGTTCCGATGTTCACATATACGCGGCCGGTGACGCTGTTTTTTTACGCTATTATGGGTTTTGCTCTTGCATTCATAGGTCAGTTTTATGTCAGATTTTTTTACGGCGTACATAGTTTTTTTGAAAAAATAAAAATCAAACCGCATTTTAAACCTATGATAGGCGGTCTGCTTGTCGGTATAATAGCTTATTTTCTTCCTGAAATTATGGGTGTCGGTTACGGATGGCTTCAGCTTGCCGTTTTAGGAAAAATAAGCCTTGTAATGCTTATTATGATAGGTTTGTTTAAAATTATAGCAACGTCTTTTACTATCAGTTCAGGAGGTTCAGCCGGTGTTTACGCCCCTTCTCTTATAATAGGAGGAATGTTCGGCGGAGCATTCGGAATCATATTTCATATGCTTTTACCTCATGTTATTCTGCAGTCGGATATTGCGCCGTTTGTTCTTATAGGGATGGGAGGTTTTTTTGCCGGCGTTGCCAAAACGCCTATTTCTTCCCTTCTAATGGTATCTGAAATGACCGGAAGCTATGGTCTTTTACCTCCGCTGATGCTTGTTAATGCCATTACTTTCATTGTTAGCGGAAAGAGGAGTATATATTCTAAACAGAAAAAAAATAGAATGGATTCGCCTGCGCATTCAAAGGATTATCTCATCGAACCGCTTAAAAAATATTCCGTAAAAGATATAATGAAGGATGAGAATTTTGCCAAGCCTATAAAACCTGAAGCCACTCTGTATGAGATGATTACAGTTTTTTTTAATTCTAATTTTACAATACATCCGGTCGTTGATGCGGACGGAAGAATTATAGGATTTATAAAATATGCTACAATAAAAAACATGATGATGAATACGCCTGATGATGAAAGGGTTGCTAAAGATATAATGGAAACGAAAAAAATTCCTAAAATAAAAATAACCGAAACCCTTGATATTGTCGTGCATAATTTTTTTAGAAAAAAGACCGATGAACTTTTTGTAGTAGAAGGAAAAACCGAGAAATACAGGGCTATAATCAGAAAAAGGGATGTTCTTGTAGTAATTAATAATGCTGAAAATATTTTTAAGAACAGCTAAAATTATGATTGCAAAAAATATTAATCAGACGACGACTTTTAACCGCCTGCGGATAAATCCGCAGGCTTGTAAAAGGCGGTTAATAAGGGGGAGCATTAATTATGGCGGCGACTATGAAAGAAGCGCTTTACTATAGCAATAACGATATAAGAATTATTGAAAAACCGGTACCTGAAATAAATGACGATGAAATATTGCTAAAGGTTGAAGCTGCCGGCATTTGCGGAAGCGATGTTATAGAATGGTACAGACGCGACAAAGTTCCGCTGGTTCTCGGTCACGAGGTTTCAGGCACTATTGCGGAAGCAGGCGCTAATGTGAAGAAATTTAGAATAGGCGACAGGGTCGTCGCGGCGCATCATGTTCCGTGTAATACCTGTAAGTATTGTTTAAGCGGACATCAAACCGTCTGCGATACGCTTAGAAGCACAAATTTTTATCCGGGCGGATTTGCCCAATATTTAAGGCTGCCCGAAATTAACGTTAAAAATGGACTTTATTTATTGCCTGATTCAGTCAGTTTCGAGGAAGGAACTTTCGTCGAACCTTTGGCATGCTGTGTCAGAGCACAGAGGCTGGCAGGCGTCAAACCCGCTCAGACGGTTGCTGTTATAGGAAGCGGATTGGCAGGGCTTCTGCATATAAATCTTTTGAAGGCATCAGGAGCGACGACTATTATAGCAACGGATATTAACGATTTCAGGCTTTCTGCGGCAAAGAAATTCGGCGCCGACTACACTTTAAACGCAAAAGAAAACATTCCTGAAGCAATTAAAGACATAAACGGCGGATTTCTTGCAGACACGGTAATCATTTCGGCAGGAGCAAACAGCGCAATAGAACAGGGGCTTAAATCCGTTAGAAGAGGCGGTACGGTGCTATTTTTTTCTGCCGCCGAAGACGGCGCAAAACTTCCTCTGTCAATAAATGAAATATTCTGGAGAACGGAAGTAAGTTTGATAGGCTCTTATGCAGGTTCTATTGCCGACCATATTAATGCTCTTGAACTTATAAGAACAAAAAGGGTAAATATAAAAGATATGATTACGGAAATACTGCCCCTTGCACAAATATTACAGGGGTTCAAACTTACCGCAGAAGCCGGAAGCTCTCTTAAAATTATTATAAAACCGAATACGGCTTTATAAAATATTTATTATGGCATTTTAATTAAGTTATATTATAAAGACTCCGTCCGTGAGGACGGAGATGGATTGTTAGTTATTAATTAGAAATTGGCTTACTGTTTTCTAAATAAAAGCACAGGCAATGAGGAATGTCTCACTAAAGATTCTGCTACCGAGCCTAAAAGGACTCTGGAAAGACCTGTTCTGCCGTGGGTTCCCATTACTATTAATTCGTAGTTTTCATTTTTTGCTTTTTCAAGCACAACGTCCTGAGGCACGCCGTGAGTCAAAACGGTATTGACTACAACGCCTTTAGATACGGCGATTTCATCTAATTTCTTTAATAGCCCCTTTTCTTCTTCTGCTAATGTTTCGTAAATATCAACCGAACCGAAAGATAAATCCCCTGCATTTTGCATAAGATTTACATCTAAAACATGAATAAAAGTAATTGTGGATTTCAACTGCTCTGCAAGTTCAATTGCGTTGTTAGATGCATTAAGCGAGGTTTCGCTAAAATCAACCGGGCATAAAATTTTTTTAAACATTTTCCCTCCAGATTAATTAATAAATTTTATAAAGAAATAAATTTTGATACTGCTATGCGGTTTTATTTTTTAAATAATTATTATGGTATATGTATTTAGTTTGTTTTGCTTAGTTTAAATTTTTGAATCTTAGCTTAAATTCAGATTGCAATTTTTTTTTATATATTTTTATATATTATATATCATATTATTATAATAAATTGTATATTTTTATTTTTTTTATTATAATTGTTACTTTATTATTTCAACCGGTATAAATTTTAAAATATAAGCAAAATATAAGCAAGATATAAAATTTAATTTTAATTATGGAGGCGTTTCAGTTTAAGCCGGTATGTTTAAACGGACGGATGCGAATTATATATGATTAGTCTTTCTATCTTTCAGGGTGTTATTCTTGCCGTAATTCAAGGCATCAGCGAACTTTTTCCTATTTCAAGTCTAGCTCAGGGGGTAATAATACCCACGCTGTTTGGATGGCATATAAATAGGCAGGCTGAAGGCTTTTTGCCTTTTTTAGTTGTTCTGCATCTCGGCACAGCGCTGGCTCTTATAGTATATTTTTACAAAGATTGGATTAGTTTGTTTAAGGGTTTTTTTAAAGGTGTGGCTGAAAGAAATATTAACATAAATGAAGATTCCAAGACCTTGTATTTATTAGCATTAGCCACAATTCCGGCAGGTATTTTAGGTTTAATTTTTGTCCATAAACTTAAGAAATTATTCGGTTTTACGGATATAGCAGCTTTTTTTCTAATAATAAACGGTATTATTTTGTACCTCGGCGAAAAAAGAAGAAGAAAACAGGGTATAGCGAAAATAGCCGATATGACGGTATATATGGCGCTTATAATAGGTTTTTTTCAATCCTTCGCCCTGATTCCCGGAATATCCCGTTCTGCTATAACTATGGTGGCTGCTTTATATCTGGGTTTTAAACATGAATCTGCCGCAAAGTTCTCGTTCCTTCTGGCTACGCCTATTATATTTGCCGCAGGACTTTTAGAAGTTCCAAAAATGCTGAAACTTCATCTTGCCAATTTTGATATAATAGCTGTTATAAGCGGTATTGTTGCAGGCGTTGTAGCGTATTTTAGCATATGGTTTTTAATGAAATATTTTCACAAATATGAGGTTAATGCGCTTTATCCGTTTGCATTTTACTGCATTTTATTCGGCTCTTTTGTTTTGGCGTATAGGATTATTTTTTAGAAAATTATTGAAAATTTTTGAATTTAAACCTGTTTTTTAAATCTGGTTTTATAATAAATATTTATAAAATTGCAGATATTTAATTATTATTTGTGATATAATTTTAGTTTAAGTTTTTTAACAGCCATGTTTGTTGTTATGTTTGTTTAATTATTTTATTTATTCTAAGAATTCCCTTATTCGCTTTTTATTTGATAATTTCTTTAATTATGGAAAAGCAACAGGATTACATAGCAGAGTTTGAAAATTATTTGCGGCTTGATAAAAATTATTCCATAAATACGGTAACGGCATATTCTTCAGATATGAAGGAATTATTTATGTATTTGAAAAACGTTTCCGAAAGCCGGAAGAAAGACTGCCGGCACAATAACGGCTATTGCGACGATAATAATAAAAATACGAATAATGCAACGGAAAATGATAATAATGATAATAATAATGGCAATGATGACATAGACGTTAAAGAAATTGCAGAGATAGACATAAGAGGATATTTGAGCAAAGAATACGATAAGGTTAAAAAAGTAAGCCTTGCCAGAAAAATAGAATCTATAAAGGCTTTTTTTAATTTTCTTGAAAAAAGACATGTTATAGATAAAAATCCGGTTTTTTTGTTAGAGCTTCCGAAAATAGAAAAAAAATTACCCTTTTTTTTAACTGTAAATGAAGCAAAATTTCTGCTAGACAATTACAGGTCTTTATCTTTCGAAAAAAAAGGCGTAAAATATGAGTTTGAAATCTTGAGAAACGATTTAATATTAGAATTTCTTTACGGGAGCGGTTTAAGAGTCAGTGAAATAATTTTTGTAAAGTATAAAGATTTAGAGCTCGACGAAGGCTACGTCAAAGTTTTAGGAAAAGGTTCAAAAGAGAGAATAATACCTTTAACCATTCAAACCGTTAATAAAATTCAAAAATGGAAAAACTATATAGGCGCTCATATCGCGAATTTAAATTTTAAAAGCGAATTTTTGATTATTAATAAAAAAGGAAATCATCTGACACGCAGAACTGTTCATAGAATAGTTCGTGAATCTATGCTTATAACAGGTCAATTCAAAAATATATCGCCGCACAGTTTAAGGCATTCTTTTGCTACACATCTGCTCGATAACGGTGCAGATTTGCGTTCTATTCAGGATATGCTCGGACATTCTAATCTTTCTACGACTGAAAAATATACTCATTTGAGTTTGAAGAAATTATTAGATGTCTACAAGCAATCCCATCCGCATGCGGTTAAATAGTTTATTGTCTATTGTCTTACTTAATGATCGATTAGCATATAAGATTAATTAATCATCGCATTAATTTTATTCATTTATTGTCTGATTTAATGACGGTTTAGCCGGTTATTTTATTAACTTATTTAATTTATTAACTTATTTATTATTATTTAGCTAATAATAATAAAAACACATAGCTAACAATGAAAATTATTTACGAGAAGGAGAATTGATATACAATGGCAAATAATAACAATGAAAGCGCAAAACTTTTAGGTACAACTATAATAGGCGTTAGAAGAAACGGTCATATAGCCGTCGCTGGAGACG contains the following coding sequences:
- a CDS encoding alcohol dehydrogenase → MKEALYYSNNDIRIIEKPVPEINDDEILLKVEAAGICGSDVIEWYRRDKVPLVLGHEVSGTIAEAGANVKKFRIGDRVVAAHHVPCNTCKYCLSGHQTVCDTLRSTNFYPGGFAQYLRLPEINVKNGLYLLPDSVSFEEGTFVEPLACCVRAQRLAGVKPAQTVAVIGSGLAGLLHINLLKASGATTIIATDINDFRLSAAKKFGADYTLNAKENIPEAIKDINGGFLADTVIISAGANSAIEQGLKSVRRGGTVLFFSAAEDGAKLPLSINEIFWRTEVSLIGSYAGSIADHINALELIRTKRVNIKDMITEILPLAQILQGFKLTAEAGSSLKIIIKPNTAL
- a CDS encoding chloride channel protein → MADKKRKGATGILRRPLLNIKRYMIKFQDNRFMYFSRWLFFGLMIGIVAGVGAIIFNALIRLFRFIFQNTLEGYYSPRPELMGHTGAPPHVVLVHWLFLIIPAVGGLFSGLLVYTFAPEAEGHGTDAAIDAFHNKEGFIRGRVPIIKTLASSITLGSGGSGGREGPVAQIGAGFGSVLATFLGLPVPERRKMLVAGIGAGIGAIFKSPLAGAMFGVEVLYSDMDFESGSLMLAIVSSIIAYSIYAYFYAGFKPIVLVPMFTYTRPVTLFFYAIMGFALAFIGQFYVRFFYGVHSFFEKIKIKPHFKPMIGGLLVGIIAYFLPEIMGVGYGWLQLAVLGKISLVMLIMIGLFKIIATSFTISSGGSAGVYAPSLIIGGMFGGAFGIIFHMLLPHVILQSDIAPFVLIGMGGFFAGVAKTPISSLLMVSEMTGSYGLLPPLMLVNAITFIVSGKRSIYSKQKKNRMDSPAHSKDYLIEPLKKYSVKDIMKDENFAKPIKPEATLYEMITVFFNSNFTIHPVVDADGRIIGFIKYATIKNMMMNTPDDERVAKDIMETKKIPKIKITETLDIVVHNFFRKKTDELFVVEGKTEKYRAIIRKRDVLVVINNAENIFKNS
- a CDS encoding universal stress protein, whose product is MFKKILCPVDFSETSLNASNNAIELAEQLKSTITFIHVLDVNLMQNAGDLSFGSVDIYETLAEEEKGLLKKLDEIAVSKGVVVNTVLTHGVPQDVVLEKAKNENYELIVMGTHGRTGLSRVLLGSVAESLVRHSSLPVLLFRKQ
- a CDS encoding tyrosine recombinase XerC, translating into MEKQQDYIAEFENYLRLDKNYSINTVTAYSSDMKELFMYLKNVSESRKKDCRHNNGYCDDNNKNTNNATENDNNDNNNGNDDIDVKEIAEIDIRGYLSKEYDKVKKVSLARKIESIKAFFNFLEKRHVIDKNPVFLLELPKIEKKLPFFLTVNEAKFLLDNYRSLSFEKKGVKYEFEILRNDLILEFLYGSGLRVSEIIFVKYKDLELDEGYVKVLGKGSKERIIPLTIQTVNKIQKWKNYIGAHIANLNFKSEFLIINKKGNHLTRRTVHRIVRESMLITGQFKNISPHSLRHSFATHLLDNGADLRSIQDMLGHSNLSTTEKYTHLSLKKLLDVYKQSHPHAVK
- a CDS encoding potassium channel protein, coding for MFTVLFNLYRKFNIITLKHRSELLRILIILLAILLLFAFLFSHYEKISYFKAFYWAVTTASTVGYGDVVPTNNIGRVIAMGLMLIGIGMLGVFLATLSSIMFEFRLGRIFGTMESHFVEKHVVILGYSNLIRQSLEDILDEKDNITLVADIEKSPSNALNFVFIKGDITEGKNIEKAKIDKAKLCIISDDDDSKTLISAITVRTKYKDIYIIALVVKKETAKALKEIGVNEVFATGSFSSRLLVKSVKIRGASNFFSQLMNEDFEEGLIEKNIPSGIIGKSFHDALLFVKETTDELFVGVKRDGKMIVNPDGKTFILDKNDKMLLIGKK
- a CDS encoding undecaprenyl-diphosphate phosphatase, encoding MISLSIFQGVILAVIQGISELFPISSLAQGVIIPTLFGWHINRQAEGFLPFLVVLHLGTALALIVYFYKDWISLFKGFFKGVAERNININEDSKTLYLLALATIPAGILGLIFVHKLKKLFGFTDIAAFFLIINGIILYLGEKRRRKQGIAKIADMTVYMALIIGFFQSFALIPGISRSAITMVAALYLGFKHESAAKFSFLLATPIIFAAGLLEVPKMLKLHLANFDIIAVISGIVAGVVAYFSIWFLMKYFHKYEVNALYPFAFYCILFGSFVLAYRIIF